The Fibrobacter sp. DNA segment CCGAGCCACCTACCCCGCACTTCTGCTTGAGCGCGCGGGCCAAGTCCTTCAGCTCGTCCTCGTCCAGCGGGATTCCCGAAACGACGCTCGCCATCTTGCCGCCACCCAGGCGCTTGAGCGTTATGCGCACGACGCCGTCGCCCTGCGGGCGCTCGGCCTTCGGTTTTTCCTCTTTCACGCGGCCTACTCCGGTCGCAAAAACAAGCGTTGAACGATCTTCGATAGACATTACTGCCTCTCCTCTTTGCCGGCGCTATTCTCAGCCTCGGAACTGGCGGTTTTCTCCGCTTCAGCACCGCCCGCGGC contains these protein-coding regions:
- a CDS encoding stress response translation initiation inhibitor YciH (involved in start site selection during the initiation of translation) → MSIEDRSTLVFATGVGRVKEEKPKAERPQGDGVVRITLKRLGGGKMASVVSGIPLDEDELKDLARALKQKCGVGGSVKDFNIEIQGDKRNILKTELEKKGYTVKLSGG